The nucleotide sequence CTGGCCCGCCGCACCGGACAGCGCAAGCGCAGCGCGGCCGAACGCTTGCGGGCGCTGCTGGCCGAATTCGGCCTGCCCGAGCTCGAGCCGGTGCGCTTCCCGGCGCTTGCTGCCCTGCCTAGCCCCGGGGAGGCGGCTGGTTCTTGACGCGGGTGCGGCTGACGGCGGTGAAGATGCCGATACCCAGCAGGATCAAGGCGCCGATCGCGATGTACAGCTGCGGCACGCCCACCACCACGGCAGCCCAGACCACGCCGGCCATGAAGACCAGAAAGCCGATCATGTAGAGCGCGAAGGACATGGTACTTCTCCGATGTTGAGGACAGTGTCCCTGCGCGTTTGCAGAGCTTTTGTCGGCGAGCGGCACCACCGCGCGTCAGAGAAATCCGAGGCGGGGCCGCGTGCAATAACATCCACCCATGGCCCGATTGCCCCGTCTCACCGTTGCGGGCTATCCGCACCACATCATCCAGCGCGGCAACAACGGCCAGCCGGTGTTCTCCACATCCGGCGACCGCGAGACCTTCCTGTCCATCCTGGCGGAGCAGGCGCGCCAGCGCCAGGTGGCTCTCCACGCCTACGTGCTGATGGACAACCACTTCCACCTGCTGGCGTCACCTGCATCGGCCGAGGCCATCCCGCGGTGGATGCAGGCGGTCGGCCGGCAGTACGTCCGTTACTACAACCAGCGGATGGGGCGGACGGGCACGCTGTGGGAGGGGCGCTACCGTTCCAACCTGATCCAGGCCGAGCGCTACCTGCTGGCCTGCATGGTGTACCTGGACCTGAACCCGGTGCGCGCCGGCCTGGTGGCCCAGGCCGCCGATTACCCATGGTCCAGCCACGCGCATTACGTGGGATTGAGGCACGATTCCCTGGTCACGCCGCATCCGCTCTACTGGGCCCTGGGCAACACGCCCTTTGCGCGAGAGCTGGCTTATGCCGAACTGGTGCAAACAGGCATCCCCCATGAGCAGATCAAACAGCTGGGCGAATCGGCCCTGCAGGGATGGGCCCTGGGCGAGCCGGAGTACCTGGGGCGCCTGCAACAGCAAACCGTGCGACGGGTAAGCAAGGGCAGTGCAGGACGGCCTTCCAAGGCCAAGCTTCCCACCCATTAATGTGTCCCTAATTATCTACGTAGAGATTCGACGCGACCTGAAATTGTAATCTGACCCCAATTAAAGTGATTGGCAGGCTTGTTGCGCTGCACTATGCTTCACGCCCTTCCTCCGACAATCCTGCAGGAGCGCGTGATGACCACCGCCGCCGAAATTTCCGATCTCCAACAGCGTGGCCTGTACTCGGCCGAACATGAGCACGACGCCTGCGGCGTGGGCTTCGTCGCGCATATCAAGGGCGAGAAGAACCATGCCATCGTCCAGCAGGGCCTGAAGATCCTGGAAAACCTGGACCACCGTGGCGCGGTGGGTGCCGACAAGCTGATGGGCGATGGCGCCGGCATCCTGATCCAGTTGCCCGACGCGCTCTACCGCGAAGAGATGGCCAGGCAGGGCGTGGAACTGCCGCCGCCCGGCGAGTACGGCGTGGGCATGGTCTTCCTGCCCAAGGAGCACGCCTCGCGCCTGGCCTGCGAGCAGGAGCTGGAGCGCGCCATCAAGGCCGAGGGGCAGGTGCTGCTGGGCTGGCGCGACGTTCCGGTGGACCGCGACATGCCCATGTCGCCGGCCGTGCGCAAGAAGGAGCCCATCCTGCGCCAGGTCTTCATCGGCCGCGGCAGCGACGTGATCGTGCAGGACGCGCTGGAGCGCAAGCTGTACGTGATCCGCAAGACCGCCAGCGCCGCCATCCAGAACCTGCGCCTGAAGCACTCCAAGGAGTACTACGTCCCCTCCATGTCCAGCCGCACCGTGGTCTACAAGGGCCTGCTGCTGGCCGACCAGGTGGGCACCTACTACCTGGACCTGAAGGATGCGCGCTGCGTCTCGGCGCTGGCCCTGGTGCACCAGCGCTTTTCCACCAACACCTTCCCCGAGTGGCCGCTCGCCCATCCCTACCGCTATGTCGCGCACAACGGCGAGATCAACACGGTCAAGGGCAACTACAACTGGATGCGGGCCCGCGAAGGCGTGATGTCCTCGCCGGTGCTGGCGAACGACCTGAAGAAGCTGTACCCGATCAGCTTCCCGAACCAGTCCGACACCGCCACCTTCGACAACTGCCTGGAGCTGCTGACCATGGCCGGCTACCCGCTGGCCCAGGCCGTGATGATGATGATCCCCGAGCCGTGGGAGCAGCACACGCTGATGGACGAGCGCCGCAAGGCCTTCTACGAGTACCACGCGGCCATGCTGGAGCCCTGGGACGGCCCGGCCTCCATCGTGTTCACCGACGGCCGCCAGATCGGCGCCACGCTTGACCGCAACGGCCTGCGTCCCTCGCGCTACTGCGTGACCGACGACGACCTGGTGATCATGGCCTCCGAATCCGGCGTGCTGCCGGTGCCGGAGAACAGGATCGTGCGCAAGTGGCGCCTGCAGCCCGGCAAGATGTTCCTGATCGACCTGGAGCAGGGCCGCATGATCGACGACGAGGAGCTCAAGGCCAACCTCGCCAACAGCCGGCCCTACAAGCAGTGGATCGAGAACCTGCGCATCAAGCTGGACGACCTGTCGCAGGACACCGGCGAGGCGCCGGCCAGCGAGGTCGCGCTGCTGGACCGCCAGCAGGCCTTCGGCTACAGCCAGGAGGACATCAAGTTCCTGATGTCGCCCATGGCCCAGGCCGGCGAGGAGGGCGTGGGCTCCATGGGCAACGACAGCCCGCTGGCCGTGCTGTCGTCCAAGAACAAGCCGCTGTACAACTACTTCAAGCAACTGTTCGCCCAGGTGACCAACCCG is from Ramlibacter tataouinensis TTB310 and encodes:
- a CDS encoding transposase codes for the protein MARLPRLTVAGYPHHIIQRGNNGQPVFSTSGDRETFLSILAEQARQRQVALHAYVLMDNHFHLLASPASAEAIPRWMQAVGRQYVRYYNQRMGRTGTLWEGRYRSNLIQAERYLLACMVYLDLNPVRAGLVAQAADYPWSSHAHYVGLRHDSLVTPHPLYWALGNTPFARELAYAELVQTGIPHEQIKQLGESALQGWALGEPEYLGRLQQQTVRRVSKGSAGRPSKAKLPTH